A DNA window from Oryzias latipes chromosome 5, ASM223467v1 contains the following coding sequences:
- the glt8d1 gene encoding glycosyltransferase 8 domain-containing protein 1, translated as MTLRKVNVVILLLVGVAFLIIVQRNLLKLSDLLHKESPDSGVILPFEGELSPDPEPRRKGEEIPVLLTAAEDRLGAVVAAINSVYHNTKANVVFTVVALNGTVDHLKEWLSKTKLKKVKIKILVFEPTLFSSTISKDLQTLGTLNLLTFARFYLPVYIPEAEKAIYLDDDIIVQGDIKELYDANLKPGHAASFSDDCDSGSAKGIIRGAGNQNNYIGFLDFKKDSIKKLGMKANTCSFNPGVIIANLTEWKNQNISQQLEHWMELNTREELYSKTLAGSITTPPLLLVFYKRHSSIDPLWHVRHLGTTGAGNRYSPQFVRAAKLLHWNGHYKPWGRLSSFTDVWDKWFIPDPTGKFQPVRRHTD; from the exons ATGACACTAAGAAAAG TGAATGTGGTCATCCTGCTGCTGGTTGGTGTGGCCTTCCTGATCATAGTTCAACGGAACCTCCTCAAACTCAGTGACCTTTTGCACAAAGAAAGTCCAG ATTCTGGGGTGATTCTTCCGTTTGAGGGCGAGCTGTCGCCCGACCCAGAGCCCAGGCGGAAAGGAGAGGAGATCCCCGTTCTGTTAACCGCTGCTGAGGACAGACTTGGAGCTGTGGTTGCTGCCATCAACAGTGTCTACCACAACACCAAGGCCAATGTTGTCTTCACTGTTGTGGCCCTCAATGGCACAGTTGACCATTTAAA AGAGTGGCTGAGTAAGACGAAGCTGAAAAAGGTCAAAATTAAGATCCTTGTTTTTGAGCCTACACTCTTCAGTAGTACGATTTCAAAAGACCTTCAGACTCTGGGGACTTTAAACCTG TTGACCTTTGCCAGGTTTTACCTGCCTGTGTACATACCTGAGGCAGAGAAAGCCATCTATCTGGATGATGATATTATTGTGCAAG GAGACATTAAAGAACTTTATGACGCCAACTTGAAACCCGGACATGCAGCTTCCTTTTCTGATGACTGTGACTCTGGATCTGCTAAAGGGATCATTCGAGGGGCGGGAAACCAG aacaactATATAGGTTTTTTGGACTTTAAAAAGGATTCCATAAAAAAGCTGGGGATGAAGGCCAACACGTGCTCCTTCAACCCAGGAGTCATCATCGCTAACCTGACGGAGTGGAAGAACCAAAACATCAGCCAGCAGCTGGAGCACTGGATGGAGCTAAACACTCG AGAGGAGTTATACAGTAAAACTCTTGCTGGAAGCATCACCACCCCTCCGCTGCTTCTAGTTTTTTACAAACGCCACTCCTCCATCGATCCTTTGTGGCATGTGCGACACTTGG gGACTACAGGAGCGGGAAACCGGTACTCCCCTCAGTTTGTGCGAGCTGCCAAACTGCTGCACTGGAATGGACATTATAAGCCTTGGGGAAGGTTGTCTTCTTTTACGGACGTGTGGGACAAGTGGTTCATTCCAGACCCCACAGGGAAGTTCCAACCAGTGCGAAGACACACAGACTGA
- the nek4 gene encoding serine/threonine-protein kinase Nek4 isoform X2: MNSYIFIRVVGKGSYGEVNLVKHKTDRKQYVIKKLNLSTSSKRERRSAEQEAQLLSQLRHPNIVTYRESWEGDDRQLYIVMGFCEGGDLYHRLKQRKGELLPERQVVEWFVQIAMALQYLHERNILHRDLKTQNIFLTKTNIIKVGDLGIARVLENQNDMASTLIGTPYYMSPELFSNKPYNHKSDVWALGCCVYEMSTLKHAFNAKDMNSLVYRIVEGKLPQMPSRYDPQLGDLIKSMLSKKPEERPDVKLILRQPYIKRQIAMFLEATKEKTAKSRKKGVGDVADSTSNTGTPCEAKPERLSASPEPRDRTKGEEKSQKQKIQGDGADILPPRTPPPPKPSSPDALKASMVSMATVSNISVDVPLQPDDGATRRQVSQSVMSHPPPSNEGDMVHKDGKRRGKLDPKPPPAPAKPHLKAALGAHSRTAASAGLEDNQPQFKLYDNDTFSVFGEKQRSGMDHKDDTMELLKEADMHRPKLENVVNMDNRNDTFTLIKQSSVPSTDVQDKLEATEKLLVLAGLDCDQEDSPSAASKTSKDTSCPNSSCRSEPSPSHQQSPRHKSPTREHQNKFKVITARPLPQPPVESVTVERKRRSKKSNDITSADATAASTLVTSSNDGFVPPPQDRLLSARERRRLRQSQESYSDVGAFRRASYDVTSTKPEPCKVAVTRSASYSITETNNKNKLEQKSDEDECSSSTSSTERSEGDCRERKTESSDMQDLVQMMTQTLRMGLKDGGHEVDKGAFDSTTLPEFKLNRKYRDTLVLHGKARGEAEDLPLSKIPKGSTSGPAKIRRAIEQLRTDVVKGLGVKLLDQVLEILEEEEDETKRELCLRDHMGDEKYQAYAVMVRQLKFFEDMAFKA, encoded by the exons ATGAACAGCTATATTTTCATCAGGGTCGTTGGGAAAGGAAGCTATGGAGAGGTGAACTTGGTGAAGCACAAAACTGACCGAAAACAG TATGTTATAAAGAAGCTGAATTTAAGCACTTCTTCTAAGAGGGAGCGGCGCTCTGCAGAGCAGGAGGCacagcttctgtcacagctgcGACACCCAAACATTGTGACCTATAGGGAGTCCTGGGAGGGAGACGATCGTCAGCTGTACATTGTGATGGGTTTCTGTGAAGGAGGTGACCTTTACCACAGGCTCAAACAACGAAAAGGAGAGCTTCTGCCAGAGAGGCAGGTTGTTGAGTGGTTTGTCCAGATAGCAATGGCCCTTCAG tatcTGCATGAGAGGAATATTCTTCACCGGGACCTTAAAACTCAGAATATTTTCCTGACAAAAACCAACATCATCAAAGTTGGAGACCTTGGCATCGCCAGAGTGTTGGAAAATCAGAATGACATGGCCAGCACACTCATTGGGACCCCATACTACATGAGTCCTGAGCTCTTCTCAAATAAACCCTATAACCACAAG TCAGACGTTTGGGCCCTGGGTTGCTGTGTTTATGAGATGTCCACGCTGAAACACGCCTTCAATGCCAAGGATATGAACTCACTGGTGTATCGGATTGTGGAGGGAAAG cttcCACAGATGCCGAGTCGGTATGATCCCCAGCTTGGAGATTTGATCAAAAGCATGCTGTCAAAGAAACCCGAGGAACGGCCTGATGTCAAACTCATCCTGCGGCAGCCCTACATAAAACGACAAATTGCAATGTTTCTGGAAGCCACCAAAGA gaaAACTGCAAAGTCAAGGAAAAAAGGTGTAGGTGACGTTGCAGATTCCACATCTAACACTGGGACCCCGTGTGAGGCAAAACCTGAGAGGCTTTCTGCAAGTCCAGAACCTCGAGACCGGACCAAGGGG gaagaaaaatcacaaaaacagaaaatacaggGTGATGGAGCGGATATCCTCCCACCTAGGACACCTCCCCCACCCAAGCCCTCCTCACCTGACGCTCTCAAAGCCAGTatggtttctatggcaacagtCAGCAACATTAGCGTGGATGTCCCACTGCAGCCGGACGACGGTGCAACGAGGAGACAGGTGTCCCAGTCTGTAATGTCACACCCCCCGCCATCCAATGAGGGGGACATGGTGCACAAAGATGGCAAGCGGAGAGGGAAACTGGATCCCAAACCCCCCCCTGCTCCAGCGAAGCCCCACCTGAAAGCTGCGTTAGGTGCtcacagcagaacagcagcctCCGCTGGACTGGAAGATAATCAGCCGCAGTTCAAGCTTTACGATAACGACACTTTTTCCGTCTTTGGGGAGAAGCAGAGGTCAGGAATGGATCATAAAGACGACACCATGGAGTTACTCAAAGAAGCTGACATGCATAGGCCAAAACTAGAAAATGTtgtgaacatggacaacagaaatgACACCTTTACCCTAATCAAGCAGTCTTCAGTACCCTCCACAGATGTCCAG gaCAAACTAGAAGCCACAGAAAAGCTCTTGGTGCTTGCAGGACTG GACTGTGATCAGGAAGACTctccatctgcagcctctaagACAAGTAAAGACACTTCCTGTCCAAACTCCTCATGCCGCTCAGAACCTTCTCCGTCACATCAGCAGAGTCCGAGGCATAAAAGTCCGACACGAGAGCACCAGAACAAG ttCAAAGTGATTACAGCAAGGCCTCTACCACAACCTCCTGTTGAGAGTGTGACAGTGGAGAGAAAGAGGCGGAGCAAAAAGAGCAATGACATCACGAGCGCTGATGCGACCGCAGCCTCCACGCTGGTCACCTCCTCGAACGATGGATTCGTACCTCCACCACAG GATCGCCTGCTATCGGCCCGAGAGAGAAGAAGACTGAGGCAATCACAGGAAAGCTATTCAG atGTCGGCGCTTTTCGAAGAGCATCCTATGATGTCACTTCTACTAAACCAGAGCCCTGCAAAGTCGCAGTAACTCGATCGGCTTCCTACTCGATCACAGAGACAAACAAtaag AATAAACTGGAGCAGAAGTCAGATGAAGATGAATGCAGCTCATCTACAAGTTCCACTGAGCGCTCAGAAGGAGACTGCAGGGAAAG GAAAACTGAATCAAGTGACATGCAAGATTTAGTCCAAATGATGACTCAGACATTGAGAATGGGCCTTAAAGATGGCGGCCATGAGGTGGACAAAGGTGCATTTGACTCCACAACGCTGCCAGAGTTCAAACTGAACAGGAAGTACAGGGACACTCTTGTACTTCACGGGAAAGCTCGAGGGGAAGCTGAGGACTTGCCACTCAGTAAAATACCGAAAG GTTCCACATCTGGTCCAGCCAAGATAAGAAGAGCTATAGAGCAGCTGAGAACAGATGTGGTAAAAGGTCTGGGTGTTAAACTGCTGGACCAAGTGCTTGAAATcctggaggaagaagaagatgaaacCAAAAGAGAG CTGTGCCTCCGTGACCACATGGGAGACGAAAAGTACCAAGCGTACGCAGTGATGGTGAGGCAGCTGAAGTTTTTTGAAGATATGGCCTTTAAGGCTTAA
- the nek4 gene encoding serine/threonine-protein kinase Nek4 isoform X1, which translates to MNSYIFIRVVGKGSYGEVNLVKHKTDRKQYVIKKLNLSTSSKRERRSAEQEAQLLSQLRHPNIVTYRESWEGDDRQLYIVMGFCEGGDLYHRLKQRKGELLPERQVVEWFVQIAMALQYLHERNILHRDLKTQNIFLTKTNIIKVGDLGIARVLENQNDMASTLIGTPYYMSPELFSNKPYNHKSDVWALGCCVYEMSTLKHAFNAKDMNSLVYRIVEGKLPQMPSRYDPQLGDLIKSMLSKKPEERPDVKLILRQPYIKRQIAMFLEATKEKTAKSRKKGVGDVADSTSNTGTPCEAKPERLSASPEPRDRTKGKEEKSQKQKIQGDGADILPPRTPPPPKPSSPDALKASMVSMATVSNISVDVPLQPDDGATRRQVSQSVMSHPPPSNEGDMVHKDGKRRGKLDPKPPPAPAKPHLKAALGAHSRTAASAGLEDNQPQFKLYDNDTFSVFGEKQRSGMDHKDDTMELLKEADMHRPKLENVVNMDNRNDTFTLIKQSSVPSTDVQDKLEATEKLLVLAGLDCDQEDSPSAASKTSKDTSCPNSSCRSEPSPSHQQSPRHKSPTREHQNKFKVITARPLPQPPVESVTVERKRRSKKSNDITSADATAASTLVTSSNDGFVPPPQDRLLSARERRRLRQSQESYSDVGAFRRASYDVTSTKPEPCKVAVTRSASYSITETNNKNKLEQKSDEDECSSSTSSTERSEGDCRERKTESSDMQDLVQMMTQTLRMGLKDGGHEVDKGAFDSTTLPEFKLNRKYRDTLVLHGKARGEAEDLPLSKIPKGSTSGPAKIRRAIEQLRTDVVKGLGVKLLDQVLEILEEEEDETKRELCLRDHMGDEKYQAYAVMVRQLKFFEDMAFKA; encoded by the exons ATGAACAGCTATATTTTCATCAGGGTCGTTGGGAAAGGAAGCTATGGAGAGGTGAACTTGGTGAAGCACAAAACTGACCGAAAACAG TATGTTATAAAGAAGCTGAATTTAAGCACTTCTTCTAAGAGGGAGCGGCGCTCTGCAGAGCAGGAGGCacagcttctgtcacagctgcGACACCCAAACATTGTGACCTATAGGGAGTCCTGGGAGGGAGACGATCGTCAGCTGTACATTGTGATGGGTTTCTGTGAAGGAGGTGACCTTTACCACAGGCTCAAACAACGAAAAGGAGAGCTTCTGCCAGAGAGGCAGGTTGTTGAGTGGTTTGTCCAGATAGCAATGGCCCTTCAG tatcTGCATGAGAGGAATATTCTTCACCGGGACCTTAAAACTCAGAATATTTTCCTGACAAAAACCAACATCATCAAAGTTGGAGACCTTGGCATCGCCAGAGTGTTGGAAAATCAGAATGACATGGCCAGCACACTCATTGGGACCCCATACTACATGAGTCCTGAGCTCTTCTCAAATAAACCCTATAACCACAAG TCAGACGTTTGGGCCCTGGGTTGCTGTGTTTATGAGATGTCCACGCTGAAACACGCCTTCAATGCCAAGGATATGAACTCACTGGTGTATCGGATTGTGGAGGGAAAG cttcCACAGATGCCGAGTCGGTATGATCCCCAGCTTGGAGATTTGATCAAAAGCATGCTGTCAAAGAAACCCGAGGAACGGCCTGATGTCAAACTCATCCTGCGGCAGCCCTACATAAAACGACAAATTGCAATGTTTCTGGAAGCCACCAAAGA gaaAACTGCAAAGTCAAGGAAAAAAGGTGTAGGTGACGTTGCAGATTCCACATCTAACACTGGGACCCCGTGTGAGGCAAAACCTGAGAGGCTTTCTGCAAGTCCAGAACCTCGAGACCGGACCAAGGGG AAggaagaaaaatcacaaaaacagaaaatacaggGTGATGGAGCGGATATCCTCCCACCTAGGACACCTCCCCCACCCAAGCCCTCCTCACCTGACGCTCTCAAAGCCAGTatggtttctatggcaacagtCAGCAACATTAGCGTGGATGTCCCACTGCAGCCGGACGACGGTGCAACGAGGAGACAGGTGTCCCAGTCTGTAATGTCACACCCCCCGCCATCCAATGAGGGGGACATGGTGCACAAAGATGGCAAGCGGAGAGGGAAACTGGATCCCAAACCCCCCCCTGCTCCAGCGAAGCCCCACCTGAAAGCTGCGTTAGGTGCtcacagcagaacagcagcctCCGCTGGACTGGAAGATAATCAGCCGCAGTTCAAGCTTTACGATAACGACACTTTTTCCGTCTTTGGGGAGAAGCAGAGGTCAGGAATGGATCATAAAGACGACACCATGGAGTTACTCAAAGAAGCTGACATGCATAGGCCAAAACTAGAAAATGTtgtgaacatggacaacagaaatgACACCTTTACCCTAATCAAGCAGTCTTCAGTACCCTCCACAGATGTCCAG gaCAAACTAGAAGCCACAGAAAAGCTCTTGGTGCTTGCAGGACTG GACTGTGATCAGGAAGACTctccatctgcagcctctaagACAAGTAAAGACACTTCCTGTCCAAACTCCTCATGCCGCTCAGAACCTTCTCCGTCACATCAGCAGAGTCCGAGGCATAAAAGTCCGACACGAGAGCACCAGAACAAG ttCAAAGTGATTACAGCAAGGCCTCTACCACAACCTCCTGTTGAGAGTGTGACAGTGGAGAGAAAGAGGCGGAGCAAAAAGAGCAATGACATCACGAGCGCTGATGCGACCGCAGCCTCCACGCTGGTCACCTCCTCGAACGATGGATTCGTACCTCCACCACAG GATCGCCTGCTATCGGCCCGAGAGAGAAGAAGACTGAGGCAATCACAGGAAAGCTATTCAG atGTCGGCGCTTTTCGAAGAGCATCCTATGATGTCACTTCTACTAAACCAGAGCCCTGCAAAGTCGCAGTAACTCGATCGGCTTCCTACTCGATCACAGAGACAAACAAtaag AATAAACTGGAGCAGAAGTCAGATGAAGATGAATGCAGCTCATCTACAAGTTCCACTGAGCGCTCAGAAGGAGACTGCAGGGAAAG GAAAACTGAATCAAGTGACATGCAAGATTTAGTCCAAATGATGACTCAGACATTGAGAATGGGCCTTAAAGATGGCGGCCATGAGGTGGACAAAGGTGCATTTGACTCCACAACGCTGCCAGAGTTCAAACTGAACAGGAAGTACAGGGACACTCTTGTACTTCACGGGAAAGCTCGAGGGGAAGCTGAGGACTTGCCACTCAGTAAAATACCGAAAG GTTCCACATCTGGTCCAGCCAAGATAAGAAGAGCTATAGAGCAGCTGAGAACAGATGTGGTAAAAGGTCTGGGTGTTAAACTGCTGGACCAAGTGCTTGAAATcctggaggaagaagaagatgaaacCAAAAGAGAG CTGTGCCTCCGTGACCACATGGGAGACGAAAAGTACCAAGCGTACGCAGTGATGGTGAGGCAGCTGAAGTTTTTTGAAGATATGGCCTTTAAGGCTTAA
- the spcs1 gene encoding signal peptidase complex subunit 1: protein MLSIFKSIPTHMDYKGQKLAEQIFQGIILISAVIGFVYGLIVEQFGWTVYIVLGGFAVSCLLTLPPWPMYRKNPLPWQPVVPETSAESNQKPPENIQKKKKHK, encoded by the exons ATGCTGTCCATATTTAAGTCCATTCCTACGCATATG GATTATAAAGGCCAGAAGCTTGCAGAACAAATCTTCCAAGGGATTATTCTCATCTCAGCG GTGATTGGATTTGTGTACGGTCTGATCGTTGAGCAGTTCGGGTGGACAGTGTACATCGTTTTAGGTGGCTTTGCTGTGTCCTGCTTG ttGACTCTGCCTCCATGGCCCATGTACAGGAAGAATCCGCTGCCCTGGCAACCAGTTGTGCCTGAAACCAGTGCAGAGTCCAACCAAAAGCCTCCAGAAaacatccagaagaagaaaaagcacaaGTAG
- the gnl3 gene encoding guanine nucleotide-binding protein-like 3, with protein MKRPKLKKASKRLSCSKRYKIQRKVREHHRKLRKEAKKKGVSKRVKKDLGVPSSAPFKEEVLREAEQRKLQIEEEKERQRQANKEERAKKRKKEEAASNETGPQAKKTRKDALARKQAAVNRSSKQFLCAELNKVIDASDVIVEVLDARDPQGSRCPQLEEAVLQREGNKKILLLLNKIDLVPKENLEKWIGFLQKEFPVVAFKASTLIQDKTLQAKKSRIVASNDILDKSRGVACFGSSCLSDLLMSFASKTQSEAKLKVGIVGFPNVGKSSLINSMKGILACNAGVKRGITKSMQEVHISKNVKLIDSPGIVASPTNPPASMALRSLQVEEGQDSVLEAAQTLLKQCDKTQVMLQYNVPDYRNSLEFLTMLAKKRGYLQKGGVPDTQQAATTFLSDWTGAKLSYHCKVPGTHILPAYLMDSVVAEMQNGWNLKRLKAGNEETLNGVKFPNPASSISFVSKGPTSGLLSVSEEQPDAANTGEEQNKEAEQTPVDSNDAEEKTEKTSQNKKLMVQFESSALEVNLTATSADDAYDFNVHFK; from the exons ATGAAACGACCGA AGTTAAAGAAAGCAAGTAAGCGGCTCTCTTGCTCCAAACGTTACAAAATACAGAGAAAA GTCCGGGAGCACCACCGGAAGCTTAGAAAGGAGGCAAAGAAGAAAGGAGTGAGTAAACGAGTGAAAAAGGATTTAGGAGTTCCCAGCAGTGCTCCATTCAAGGAAGAGGTCTTAAGGGAGGCAGAGCAGAGGAAGCTACAG attgaagaagaaaaggaaagacaaCGTCAAGCAAATAAGGAAGAGCGagcaaagaaaaggaagaaagaggAGGCGGCAAGTAATGAGACTGGACCCCAAGCCAAGAAGACTCGCAAG GATGCACTTGCAAGAAAACAGGCTGCTGTAAACAGGAGTTCGAAACAATTCCTTTGTGCTGAGCTGAACAAG GTTATCGATGCATCAGATGTCATCGTAGAAGTTCTGGATGCTCGGGACCCTCAGGGTTCCAGATGTCCTCAGTTAGAGGAGGCTGTGCTGCAAAGGGAGGGCAACAAGAAGATACTTTTACTTCTCAACAAGATAG ATCTGGTGCCTAAAGAAAACTTGGAGAAGTGGATTGGGTTTTTACAGAAGGAATTTCCTGTGGTGGCTTTCAAAGCGTCAACGCTAATTCAGGACAAAACTCTG CAAGCCAAAAAGAGCAGAATAGTGGCCTCTAATGACATCCTGGATAAATCCAGAGGAGTCGCCTGCTTTGGAAGCTCCTGCCTCTCTGATTTGCTGATGAGCTTTGCTTCCAAAACGCAGAGCGAGGCCAAACTTAAAGTCGGCATTGTTG GTTTTCCAAATGTGGGCAAAAGCAGCCTCATCAACAGCATGAAGGGGATCCTGGCATGCAACGCTGGCGTCAAGAGGGGCATCACAAA GTCAATGCAAGAGGTGCACATCTCTAAGAATGTGAAGCTCATAGACAGCCCGGGAATAGTGGCGTCCCCGACAAACCCGCCGGCCTCCATGGCCTTAAGGAGcctgcaggtggaggagggTCAGGACAGCGTTCTGGAGGCTGCGCAGACTCTGCTCAAGCAGTGTGATAAGACACAG GTGATGCTGCAGTATAATGTCCCAGATTATAGAAATTCTCTGGAGTTTTTGACCATGCTGGCCAAAAAGCGTGGTTACCTGCAGAAGGGAGGAGTTCCTGACACACAGCAGGCAGCCACCACCTTTCTGTCTGATTGGACTGG GGCAAAGCTGAGCTATCACTGTAAGGTTCCTGGGACGCACATCCTCCCTGCGTATCTGATGGATTCGGTGGTCGCTGAAATGCAGAATGGCTGGAATCTGAAGAGATTGAAAGCAGGAAATGAGGAGACTCTGAACG GTGTTAAATTTCCAAACCCTGCAAGCAGTATAAGCTTCGTCTCTAAAGGCCCGACCTCTGGTCTTCTGAGTGTTTCTGAAGAGCAACCGGATGCTGCAAACACAGGCGAGGAGCAGAACAAGGAG GCTGAACAAACTCCTGTGGACTCAAATGATGCTGAGGAGAAAACTgagaaaacatcacagaaca AAAAGCTTATGGTGCAGTTTGAGTCATCGGCCCTGGAGGTGAACCTGACTGCAACGAGTGCAGATGATGCCTACGACTTTAACGTCCATTTTAAGTAA